A section of the Salminus brasiliensis chromosome 10, fSalBra1.hap2, whole genome shotgun sequence genome encodes:
- the plekhh1 gene encoding pleckstrin homology domain-containing family H member 1 — translation MAEVMEGGAAGAVVAVSGANVDWQKRCVALEMQLLRFRLQAGKIRQLLAEKMQELEQRVTEADQRAENAEKQVQIMEEKLKSANVQPNESESSLYRRYQELTSQMQEKDVMIKRLEAQLEKQTLVRAQEAKIIEEKAAKIKDWVTFKLREMEIENQQLKMANMKQTEQIILQQDKLQTLLERPTSPASPRSPVLDAHLVPSSPLHPPSCPGTPPILDEGWKLTGSRMPVANFTTDGKRKAAESSDSAFQSASKHLPLHERRDSSLKHGLDRGDTTSVATATEGLDTTLTITRHRGAGGASDRDHSSDELNSKFRSQRLRSSSSSSSSSSSAYETPGTGSFDTPTPTPKSPLPVCASLCTGRGPQSGTSMTLPKVRTPLTPRDSIQLVKKHHSQPQPGLERLHQVNVSIDIGSCTGPSRCSMAPASISTLELEETDIDEGPSESMEGVEDGSTAGAVLHDGVSFVGLAEELEMLDPEALKPPTPPLHRFPSWESRIYAVAKSGMRVSEASPGARSIGRVSTLPQYPAAGPFTHLIYKNISVPVYSTLKGKATQISSVPLPDDDSGSEDDSSSLASLRTSAVGLERKGSTPGSPRAVKRGVSMSSISSESDYAIPPDAYSLDSDYSEPEQKVQRTSSYSCESVGPETLEKSGYLLKMGSQVKAWKRRWFILRNGEILYYKSPSDVIRKPQGHIELNSSCRIARGEGAQTFQLITEKKTFYLTADSPNILEEWIRVLQNILKVQASGPILVETQAKPTVRGWLTKVKHGHSKLVWCTLTGKVFYYYRNQDDKFPLGQLRVREARVEEVDRSCDSDEDYEAGGRGFLSSHCTLVVHPKEQSPTYLLIGTKQEKDTWLYHLTVAAGSCASLKVGTEYEQLIGKLLDLDGDSDSPLWKHEVLCFSKDGLQSPLTTLPSEALQTEALKLFKSCQLFINVLVEAPSIDYHTSLAQSALQVCLTHPELQNEMYCQLIKQTNCRKPNNYSLTQCWQLLSVCVALFLPQHRFLWYLRQYLQRNADPKSEVGKYAVYCQRSVERALQNGEREAKPSRMEIVSILLRNPYHHSLPFSIPVHFMNNTYQVVGFDGSTTVEEFVNTLNQRAGMRKPQLSGFALFTDDPSGKDLEHCLQPAAKICDVISKWEQALKELQPGKYEGTRIVRLTYKSRLWFRAQAKGETERERLLLAYQVNEEVHQGHFPVNKELALEVAALMAQVEHGDLDRAPTSPSGSPQSKIQQILLQVLERFYPKRYKQDYSMEQLRELAERLAAKWSVLRGCTAAECVRIYLTVARKWPLFGAKLFSAKPLPPSTLQQTQVWLAVSEDGLNVLDYSMHLLVTYPYQSVITFGGCKEDFMVVVSQTKDQALGKRTVDKLVFAMAKPKILELTLLMASYMNYWTSGLPAAGNQMQPSTLASRGDRKLWDIDSRHFPSMTYTTKGPTLL, via the exons atggCCGAGGTGATGGAGGGGGGTGCAGCGGGTGCAGTGGTGGCCGTGTCCGGTGCCAATGTGGACTGGCAGAAGAGATGCGTCGCCCTCGAGATGCAGCTGCTCCGCTTCCGACTGCAAGCAGGCAAAATCCGCCAGCTACTGGCTGAGAag ATGCAAGAGCTTGAACAAAGAGTGACCGAGGCTGACCAGCGGGCTGAGAATGCTGAGAAACAG GTACAAATAATGGAAGAGAAGCTTAAATCGGCAAACGTGCAGCCCAACGAATCGGAGAGCTCCTTATACAGACGATATCAAGAGCTGACCAGTCAGATGCAGGAGAAAGATGTGATGATAAAGAGACTTGAAGCACAGCTGGAAAAACAG ACTTTGGTTCGAGCCCAAGAAGCCAAGATTATAGAGGAGAAGGCAGCCAAAATCAAAGACTGGGTTACATTTAAGCTAAGAGAG ATGGAAATAGAGAACCAACAGTTGAAGATGGCCAACATGAAGCAGACAGAGCAGATCATCCTACAGCAGGACAAGCTTCAAA CTCTACTGGAGAGGCCCACGTCTCCTGCTTCTCCCAGGTCTCCAGTGCTAGATGCTCACCTGGTTCCCTCCAGCCCTTTACACCCCCCGAGCTGTCCTGGAACACCCCCTATACTGGACGAGGGCTGGAAACTGACAGGCTCGCGCATGCCTGTGGCCAACTTTACAACAG aTGGTAAGAGGAAAGCAGCGGAAAGTTCAGACTCTGCTTTCCAGAGCGCATCCAAACACCTGCCTCTTCATGAGAGAAGGGACAGCTCTCTGAAGCATGGCTTGGACAGAGGTGACACAACCAGTGTTGCTACAGCAACAGAGGGGCTGGATACAACTTTGACTATCACAAGACATAGAGGTGCAGGAGGGGCCTCAGACAGAGACCACTCCTCCGATGAGCTCAACAGCAAATTCCGCTCTCAGCGTCTTCGCTCTTCGTCCTCCTCgtcttcctcttcctcatccGCCTATGAGACCCCTGGCACTGGCAGCTTTGACACACCCACCCCTACTCCAAAAAGCCCTCTCCCTGTGTGTGCTTCTCTCTGCACGGGTCGTGGCCCTCAGTCAGGCACCAGTATGACTTTGCCCAAGGTGCGCACCCCGCTGACACCTCGGGACAGCATCCAGTTGGTAAAGAAGCACCACAGTCAACCCCAACCGGGCCTGGAGCGCCTTCACCAGGTCAATGTCAGCATAGATATCGGATCCTGCACAGGTCCGTCCCGCTGCAGCATGGCACCAGCCTCCATATCAACGCTGGAGTTGGAGGAGACGGACATTGATGAAGGACCTTCAGAGAGCATGGAGGGGGTGGAGGATGGGTCCACTGCAGGAGCAGTGCTGCATGATGGAGTCTCGTTTGTGGGCTTGGCGGAGGAGCTGGAGATGCTGGATCCAGAGGCTTTGAAACCGCCAACACCACCTCTGCACCGCTTTCCCTCCTGG GAGAGCCGTATCTATGCAGTGGCAAAATCTGGGATGAGGGTGTCCGAGGCCAGCCCTGGAGCCAGGAGCATAGGGAGAG TGTCCACCCTGCCTCAGTACCCTGCAGCCGGCCCTTTTACCCATCTCATCTACAAGAACATCAGTGTGCCGGTCTACTCCACACTTAAAGGG AAAGCCACTCAGATCAGCAGTGTTCCTCTCCCTGATGATGATTCCGGCTCAGAAGATGACAGCAGCTCACTGGCCAGCCTTCGCACCTCAGCTGTGGGCCTAGAGAGGAAGGGCAGCACCCCTGGAAGCCCTCGTGCTGTGAAGAGAG GGGTGTCCATGTCCTCTATCAGTTCAGAGAGTGATTATGCCATCCCTCCAGATGCTTACTCACTGGACAGTGACTACTCTGAGCCTGAACAGAAAGTACAGCGCACTTCATCATACTCTTGCGAGAGTGTAGGGCCT GAGACTCTGGAGAAGTCAGGCTACCTGCTGAAGATGGGTAGTCAGGTGAAGGCGTGGAAGAGGCGCTGGTTCATCCTGAGAAATGGAGAGATCCTGTATTATAAATCTCCA AGTGACGTGATCCGAAAGCCTCAGGGCCATATTGAGCTCAACTCTTCCTGTCGTATAGCCCGTGGAGAGGGAGCCCAGACATTCCag TTAATCACCGAGAAGAAGACATTCTACCTGACTGCAGACTCCCCCAACATTCTGGAGGAGTGGATCCGAGTTCTCCAGAACATTCTCAAAGTCCAGGCCAGCGGACCAATCTTGGTGGAGACGCAAGCCAAGCCCACAGTGCGCGGCTGGCTGACCAAG GTCAAACATGGTCATTCCAAGCTCGTCTGGTGCACTTtaacaggaaaggttttctactaCTACCGCAACCAGGATGACAAG TTCCCACTGGGTCAGCTCCGTGTGCGAGAGGCGCGAGTAGAGGAGGTGGACAGGTCATGTGACTCCGATGAAGACTATGAAGCAGGCGGACgaggctttctttcttctcacTGTACCCTGGTGGTCCATCCTAAGGAGCAAAGCCCTACCTACCTGCTCATTGGCACCAAGCAAGAAAAG GACACCTGGCTGTACCACCTGACCGTGGCAGCAGGAAGCTGTGCCAGTCTTAAAGTGGGTACGGAGTACGAGCAGCTAATTGGCAAACTGCTGGATTTGGATGGAGACTCAG aCTCTCCACTGTGGAAACATGAGGTGCTGTGCTTCAGTAAAGACGGACTGCAATCCCCTCTGACCACTCTGCCCTCGGAGGCACTTCAAACTGAGGCGCTTAAACTCTTTAAG TCCTGTCAGCTGTTCATCAACGTGCTAGTGGAGGCGCCCTCCATAGACTACCACACCTCTCTGGCCCAGAGTGCACTGCAGGTGTGTCTGACGCACCCCGAGCTGCAGAATGAGATGTACTGTCAGCTCATCAAGCAGACCAACTGCCGCAAGCCCAACAATTACTCTCTCACACAG TGCTGGCAGCTGTTGTCAGTGTGTGTGGCCCTTTTCCTGCCCCAGCATCGCTTCCTGTGGTACTTGAGACAGTACCTGCAGAGAAACGCTGATCCCAA AAGTGAGGTAGGGAAGTATGCAGTGTACTGCCAACGGTCAGTGGAGAGAGCACTgcagaatggagagagagaggccaagcCTTCTCGCATGGAGATTGTGTCTATTCTGCTAAGAAACCCTTACCATCACTCACTACCCTTCAGCATACCTGTTCATTTTATGAACAATACCTAtcag GTGGTGGGGTTTGATGGTTCCACAACAGTGGAGGAATTCGTCAACACACTAAACCAGAGAGCAGGCATGAGGAAGCCTCAGCTCTCCGGCTTCGCCCTCTTCACTGACGACCCCTCAGGAAAAGACCTGGAGCACTGCCTGCAGCCTGCTGCCAAG ATCTGTGATGTGATCTCGAAATGGGAGCAGGCCCTGAAAGAACTGCAGCCTGGGAAGTATGAGGGAACACGCATTGTTCGCTTAACGTACAAAAGCAG GCTGTGGTTCCGAGCACAGGCGAAAGGAGAAACCGAGAGAGAGCGCCTCCTGCTGGCATATCAAGTGAATGAAGAGGTGCACCAAGGCCACTTTCCTGTTAACAAAGAGCTGGCCCTGGAAGTGGCTGCATTGATGGCACAG GTGGAACACGGGGACTTGGACCGAGCTCCTACATCTCCCAGCGGTTCTCCGCAGTCTAAGATCCAGCAGATACTGCTGCAAGTTCTGGAACGTTTCTACCCCAAACGCTACAAACAGGACTACAGCATGGAGCAGCTGAG GGAACTGGCTGAGCGGCTGGCTGCTAAGTGGTCTGTTTTGCGGGGGTGCACTGCTGCAGAATGTGTGAGGATCTATTTGACTGTGGCTCGCAAATGGCCCCTGTTCGGAGCCAAGCTATTCAGTGCCAAA ccGCTGCCTCCCTCCACGTTACAGCAGACGCaggtgtggcttgctgtcagcGAGGATGGGCTAAATGTGTTAGATTATTCCATG CACCTGTTGGTCACATACCCATACCAGTCAGTGATCACCTTTGGAGGGTGCAAGGAGGACTTCATGGTGGTGGTCAGCCAGACTAAAGACCAGGCTTTGGGGAAGAGGACCGTGGACAAGCTTGTTTTTGCGATGGCTAAACCAAAG ATCTTGGAACTGACTCTGCTGATGGCCAGCTACATGAACTACTGGACGTCAGGTCTTCCAGCAGCAGGGAATCAGATGCAGCCCTCCACGCTGGCGTCTCGAGGAGACAGGAAGCTGTGGGACATCGATAGCAGACATTTCCCCTCAATGACATACACAACCAAAGGCCCCACACTTTTGTGA